A part of Vulcanisaeta moutnovskia 768-28 genomic DNA contains:
- a CDS encoding glycosyltransferase family 4 protein: MRILTNTTKIGKLLSNYAEVEVLKVRTLRDLISKVDINSYDLIYFAKYTPPLLDLGLINQSRTKGKLMIGMHVPVKIDHINRPHHIIYNLLMPMQTTYYLRMLGAYLHVLNKDDEEYLRNRVHSRFNSRVIYAPLFTDTSIFKPGNKYGTFTLLYSARASWQKGTDIAVKIIKRLIMELRDNIEIKIVAYGPLTHLYNKLRKFRNIEILNYLPLDEFSSVLSKSHVLLFTSRYESFAQLPLDSLASGTPVVSFNVRGFVKDYVIKDKVLGKYIVDFNDVDNIVDRVIELAKYWYNNENYYHELVKYSRQFTERFSIENISKIYLDVFTNIINNAT; this comes from the coding sequence GAACACAACCAAGATTGGGAAGCTACTCTCTAACTATGCAGAGGTTGAGGTTTTGAAGGTTAGGACTTTACGTGACCTAATAAGTAAAGTTGACATCAATAGCTACGACCTAATTTACTTCGCCAAGTACACACCACCGCTTCTAGATCTAGGCTTAATCAATCAATCCAGAACCAAGGGTAAACTAATGATTGGCATGCATGTACCTGTAAAAATCGACCACATAAATAGGCCACATCACATAATCTATAATCTGCTAATGCCTATGCAAACGACGTATTATTTAAGGATGTTGGGCGCTTATCTCCATGTCCTTAATAAGGATGATGAGGAATATCTTAGGAACAGAGTACATAGTAGGTTTAATAGTAGGGTTATATACGCACCATTGTTTACCGACACCAGTATATTTAAGCCTGGAAATAAGTATGGTACATTTACATTATTATATTCTGCAAGGGCGTCCTGGCAGAAGGGTACGGATATTGCTGTCAAAATAATTAAGAGGTTGATCATGGAGTTGAGGGATAATATTGAGATTAAGATTGTTGCATACGGTCCATTAACACACCTATACAACAAACTTAGGAAGTTCAGAAATATTGAAATACTTAATTACTTACCACTTGACGAATTTTCCAGCGTATTGTCAAAATCCCACGTGCTTCTATTCACGAGCAGGTACGAGTCCTTCGCACAGCTACCCCTAGACTCCTTAGCGTCAGGTACTCCTGTAGTTTCATTTAATGTGAGGGGGTTTGTTAAGGATTACGTTATTAAAGACAAAGTCCTGGGTAAGTACATAGTTGATTTTAATGATGTTGATAATATCGTAGATAGGGTGATCGAACTCGCCAAGTATTGGTATAATAACGAAAATTATTACCACGAGTTAGTTAAATACTCAAGGCAGTTTACTGAGAGGTTCTCTATCGAGAACATATCTAAGATCTACCTTGACGTATTCACTAATATCATTAATAACGCCACCTGA
- a CDS encoding glycosyltransferase gives MRRDIELLVIGPSATTTTGSLLRPYNIWYTLKGLSTMNVRYLPITYPIEVLLNIRSIIRSNIIIISGVSPWISAMILIVSRLLGKCVILDVHGSPYYEHIMSGRVRIIRELLLYVNEYISYRLSTNIIVASRGLIGILHKYFRVRLNKRLYVLPNSISYLFIKIIKPLMGIDRRLLWNVLLKPKLNVDIDNNDTKIVISPLPDVFIGNLIAYDTLMNMIRELRSNNIRIIITGIRKGLERIDNLIINVGYLPYIDYITLLLNAQAILLPYPNNSVCGGVRNKVLEAGYCGVPLISTKNGVLHLDAKGWIHYIPLEEVQLGNLLINIDTDAIKSISENMRMLILEKYLPNYFSRNLLTILREILRRRFRKLLYKLGNY, from the coding sequence ATGCGAAGGGATATTGAATTACTTGTAATAGGGCCTTCGGCAACAACCACCACTGGTTCATTACTTAGGCCATACAATATTTGGTATACACTTAAGGGATTAAGTACCATGAATGTTAGGTATTTACCAATTACATACCCCATCGAGGTCCTCTTAAACATTAGATCGATAATTAGGAGCAACATAATTATTATTAGTGGTGTATCACCATGGATCTCAGCGATGATCCTAATCGTCAGTAGATTGCTTGGTAAGTGCGTGATACTTGATGTACATGGATCCCCATATTATGAGCACATAATGAGTGGGCGTGTAAGGATTATACGTGAACTCCTTCTTTACGTAAATGAGTATATCTCGTATAGATTGAGTACCAATATTATAGTTGCCTCGAGGGGTCTTATCGGCATTTTGCACAAGTACTTCAGGGTAAGACTTAACAAGAGACTGTACGTATTGCCGAATTCGATTAGTTACCTATTCATTAAAATCATTAAGCCATTGATGGGCATTGATAGGAGGCTTTTATGGAATGTATTGTTAAAGCCAAAGTTGAATGTGGATATAGATAATAATGATACCAAGATAGTGATATCACCCCTTCCTGATGTATTTATTGGTAATTTAATAGCCTATGATACACTCATGAATATGATAAGAGAGTTACGTAGTAATAACATCAGGATAATAATAACAGGTATAAGGAAGGGGTTAGAACGTATTGATAATCTTATAATCAATGTTGGTTATTTACCATACATTGATTATATAACGCTTCTCCTAAATGCCCAGGCAATATTACTACCCTATCCAAACAATTCCGTATGCGGTGGTGTTAGGAATAAGGTTCTTGAGGCTGGTTATTGTGGCGTGCCATTAATATCGACCAAGAATGGCGTGCTTCACTTAGACGCTAAGGGATGGATCCACTACATACCTCTTGAGGAAGTTCAACTAGGTAATTTATTAATTAATATTGATACTGATGCCATAAAGTCGATTAGTGAAAACATGAGAATGCTTATCCTAGAGAAGTACTTACCGAACTACTTTTCACGTAATTTACTTACCATTCTTAGAGAAATCCTAAGACGTAGGTTTAGAAAGCTACTATATAAATTGGGGAATTATTAG
- a CDS encoding sulfatase, which yields MNYPNIVLIVIDTLRKDVLSIYGGPVRAGSLEWLGKEGVVFPNPVAPAPWSLPSHTSMFTGKYPRDHGVHETYDLKEYSLKQLMAKVPFKTLPEKLRELGYNTVGISANDWIAPGTGFERGFDVFLHVHAFDPVRPIFNEINRIIRKLRSLGILERGVQDPFIAAKELIKKSSFRELVRLVKLYIKAYGIVRALGYPEDKGGNEIIRLIENLSLREPFFLFINFMEVHQPYKTDAPKLTLAMYSPLIFPDLFGYKKIPSETMERIRRDYQNEVRIVDKYIWRIIGYLKTRNLYDNTLIIVVGDHGQELKERGYYGHAIYLHNEIIEVPFVVKLPRGRKFMPKDGYQSLTKIPDLIMNAIEGNYEDVVTRDLAFSEAYGITHDLKLVLGKYMGRPDFNEKRRVIDCERKAVYYRGYKLVINTTLNTIEEFSHNGRELNTDNNGDIVKELQELIESFRRGEVE from the coding sequence GTGAATTACCCAAACATAGTCCTTATAGTGATTGATACATTAAGGAAGGACGTACTGAGCATATACGGCGGGCCTGTACGTGCAGGAAGCCTTGAGTGGCTTGGTAAGGAGGGCGTGGTGTTTCCAAACCCTGTGGCGCCTGCTCCCTGGTCATTACCATCCCACACATCCATGTTTACTGGGAAATACCCTAGGGATCATGGTGTTCATGAGACGTACGATCTCAAGGAGTATAGTCTCAAACAACTCATGGCTAAGGTGCCGTTTAAGACCTTACCTGAGAAATTAAGGGAGTTGGGTTACAACACCGTTGGTATATCGGCCAATGACTGGATAGCACCTGGGACCGGCTTTGAGAGAGGGTTTGATGTCTTCCTGCATGTGCATGCCTTTGATCCTGTAAGACCAATATTTAACGAAATAAATAGGATAATTAGGAAGCTGAGAAGCCTGGGCATACTCGAGAGGGGGGTCCAGGACCCGTTTATTGCGGCTAAGGAGTTAATTAAGAAGAGCAGTTTCAGAGAACTTGTAAGGTTGGTTAAACTATATATTAAGGCCTATGGTATTGTCAGGGCATTGGGGTATCCTGAGGATAAGGGTGGTAATGAGATAATTAGGCTTATTGAGAATCTATCGTTGAGGGAACCGTTTTTCCTATTCATAAATTTCATGGAGGTTCACCAACCATACAAGACTGATGCGCCGAAATTAACCCTAGCGATGTATAGTCCATTAATATTTCCCGACCTATTTGGCTATAAGAAAATACCTAGTGAGACCATGGAGAGGATTAGGAGGGATTATCAAAACGAGGTTAGAATTGTGGATAAGTACATATGGAGGATAATTGGTTATTTAAAAACGAGGAATTTATACGATAATACATTGATAATCGTGGTTGGGGATCACGGTCAGGAGCTTAAGGAGAGGGGTTATTATGGCCATGCTATTTATCTACATAACGAGATAATCGAGGTGCCCTTCGTGGTTAAGTTACCTAGGGGTAGGAAGTTCATGCCTAAGGACGGCTATCAAAGCCTAACTAAGATACCTGATCTGATAATGAATGCTATTGAGGGTAATTATGAAGATGTCGTGACTAGGGATCTAGCCTTCTCGGAGGCTTATGGTATAACTCATGACTTAAAGCTCGTGCTGGGTAAGTACATGGGCAGACCTGACTTTAATGAGAAGAGGAGGGTTATTGATTGTGAGAGGAAGGCTGTTTATTATAGGGGTTACAAGCTTGTGATTAACACCACGCTTAATACTATAGAGGAGTTTTCGCATAATGGCCGTGAATTGAATACAGACAATAATGGGGATATCGTTAAGGAGTTACAAGAGTTGATTGAATCGTTTAGGAGAGGTGAGGTTGAGTGA
- a CDS encoding glycosyltransferase, with protein MSDLPRVCVAISTYFTGEVIYEVLRSIANLDYPRDKITVNVIIAKDDHSTYEYVLNASKDFNINVNTYIVNAPNVDVERNAGIRSCSDAPYILLMDDDAVLHPNTIKKALSHFSDNGVCAVVFPTVGECKSLVERLHSCRYLRGIFYGVNTTMPVTMLRRDALDRVGLFREDMGPPYSIHEDWEMGSRIRKSGCEVVADGELILRDLGDQTLRKRRTAHINDRPARRSILGVFTGYVRSYVNRNWWSMLQVFKSSPTDQLLEYTFYLINPVFFILLLTINWPWGVAYLGVVLIGTVLENLVKGYYRVFSVRYRILYPLLMLGIRTLRTYFFLIGLLVNAFKRKR; from the coding sequence GTGAGTGATTTACCAAGGGTCTGTGTTGCCATATCGACGTACTTCACGGGGGAGGTTATATACGAGGTTCTCAGATCGATAGCGAATCTTGATTATCCCAGGGATAAGATTACCGTCAATGTGATAATCGCCAAGGATGATCATTCCACATATGAATATGTACTTAATGCATCCAAGGACTTCAATATTAATGTAAATACCTACATTGTGAATGCGCCAAATGTTGATGTGGAGAGGAATGCGGGAATCAGGAGCTGTAGTGATGCACCGTACATACTGTTGATGGATGATGATGCAGTACTTCATCCCAATACTATAAAGAAGGCACTCTCGCACTTTAGTGACAATGGGGTTTGTGCCGTTGTTTTCCCAACCGTTGGTGAATGCAAGAGTTTAGTTGAAAGACTGCATAGTTGTAGGTATTTGAGAGGTATTTTTTATGGTGTAAATACCACCATGCCCGTCACAATGCTTAGGAGAGATGCGCTTGATAGAGTTGGTCTTTTTCGTGAGGATATGGGTCCACCATACTCAATACATGAGGATTGGGAGATGGGTTCTAGGATTAGGAAGAGTGGGTGTGAGGTTGTGGCTGATGGCGAGTTAATACTTAGGGATTTGGGAGATCAAACGCTGAGGAAGAGGAGGACAGCCCACATTAATGATAGACCTGCGAGGAGGAGTATACTAGGCGTCTTTACCGGTTATGTTAGGTCCTATGTAAATAGGAATTGGTGGAGTATGCTTCAAGTATTTAAATCAAGTCCTACGGATCAATTACTGGAGTATACTTTTTATCTCATTAATCCTGTGTTTTTCATTCTATTACTAACAATCAACTGGCCGTGGGGAGTTGCATATCTAGGCGTCGTATTGATTGGTACGGTTCTGGAAAACTTAGTTAAGGGTTACTATAGGGTGTTTTCGGTTAGGTATAGGATTCTTTACCCGTTATTAATGCTGGGCATAAGAACATTAAGAACTTACTTCTTCTTAATTGGACTTTTGGTAAACGCTTTTAAACGGAAAAGGTAG